A window of Parambassis ranga chromosome 18, fParRan2.1, whole genome shotgun sequence genomic DNA:
ATCTTCTCATATAACTCATAAGGAAAGCAAATGAGCCAAAACTATTGAACCACATTTTTTCACAGTTAATAAAAGTTGGATTACGAGACCTGCAGGAGTGACTTCCAGTCAGCGAAGTACTGTATGTTATGGTGGCACAATTTTCATTATCTTCCTTTGGGTGTTCCACAGCCACAGAGCTGCCAACAGATATATTGATCCTAGCTCGCCTCCTCTTAAGTCAGTCGTGACATATCGCCGAGAGGTCAGCGGGTTCACACTGTAGACTTTAAATGTACACAAACAGGCAGGAAACAGCGTGAGAAACAGTATTGATCAGAGCTATTCTTACGTGACCTGTGGCAGTAATCTGAGCCAGAATTAACAGGAGATTCTCCCATCATCCGTCCCTATTAGTCATTGATAACTAATTCCCTCTGGTAAAGAGGCTCAGTGCTGTCAATGTATCTTCACAGAGGAGTGGAGACTGAGAAGGATCAGactaaacttaaaaaaatgactgtttCTGTCTAACAGGTGATAGTGGTTATTTGAAGCATACCGCATGTGGAGACCAGCTGTTTACACAGGTAGACATCTGAAATGAATGTTACGCTCACGCCCTGTAACACATCCAGCTGACATTCTTCCACAGGTAAAAGGTCAAGCTTATAAAAGGCATCACGAAGGAGgagaacaaagacaaacagtgtcatttgtttgtctttttccttAAGCAGTTATTGCAACAGTGTGCTAATGAATTTCTCCTGTCTCACTCccagacacactgcagcactCTCATTAGCCTGAAACAGTCCGCACAGAGTCACAGCACCGTCCACGCTTTCTGCATTCATCAGCTACACCCCCACCCCTAGTTCTGAATTTTGCATgccctcacacactcacagatgtgTGTAACATTCACAAAATCCTGGGAGGATGTGGAGTTGCATCCACTAAAGCTGCACAATTTGTGGCCGTTTTTGACCCATTTTAGAGTTGGGCTGGATTTCAGCCTGGTGGGTTTGCTGTCAAGTTGTACAGGATGAAACAAGGACCGATTATCTGCTCCCAAAGAGACAGCAGGCAGATGCTGGTCTGAACATTCTGAAGAGCTCCATGACAGTTTCACTACTTATCCTTGAGTCAATATAAGTCTGCATAGCATTATATTTCATCACCACACCCCACACTCAGGTGGGTGTTATGTCTAAGTTGTGGAGCTCGTGCTGTGACTTCGATCCCATttcacacatttgcacatgtAAAACACAGAGCAGTGCTGTTGCTGTGGGGCTTAAAATCAACCTCTTGTTACATTTAGCTGAAACCTCCTGAGGGACAAAGCCAGCTGTGGCAGCAGACCCACCAGGAGAGACGGGCCctttgctgcacacacaaacagcccgTGCCTGATTAAAACCAGGAGTGACTGCGACCCAGCCACATGATGAGAGGAGCCACCAAAGCCACCATGGGGCGTCTCTGCATCCAGTCTAATTAGCCCACATGTGACATAATCTGTCACAGGGACAAATTGAAGGCTGTGCTTTAGTACCAGACATTAACCTTAACTGTGACATTGTTTATTTGGGCGCATCACATCCTGATGATCTTTTATTAGCAGAGTGCTTTCACTTATTTACATTTCACTCATGGAGAGACTGTAGTGATGCCAGATGTGATGACAAATGGCACAAACTAAGACAAAGCAGTAACAGTGGTGATTCTTAAAGGAATTTCTTATAAGATTATCACAGAGGATGTTATTGGGATTGTTCCACAGACCATCAATAATAAATAGCACATTGTATTCTACAATAGAATGTTCTTACCAGTGCTGCTCATGGTGCCAGTCAGATGTTTTCTCCAGTCAGATGATGCAGAGTAAATAAGCCACTATCCACATTGACAGTACATGGATGATGCCAGCAGCAGCCGCAGAGCGCACAGCCTCAGCTGGTATAAGAGAGAATGGATGGACggagcagcgctgcagagaAGCCCTGTCTGTAGCTCGTCTGCTGAggccagaaaaaaacaggagcacCGTGAATACAACGTCCCCGCATACAACTGCAGGGCTGCGCTGGCCTCTGTAACAGCAGACGGTGCAGGTTGGGTGTGGGCGCACGGTGGAGAGACGCGGCTGGAAATAAgctggagagaaaagagaagactgTTTCCGGTGGGACACTTCAAAGTAAAGGTCTAACGCTAATTGTTAGGATGGAGGATCACATAAGATTAGTCAACTAAAACTTtccatttttaaataatatactAATAATACATCTAAACTAACACAAGTGAAGCTACTGTCTCTGccacacataaaataaacataatagGCCTATTAATAACCTGTaattaacaaacaaacactccaCTATTTACATTATATAGTGGTGCATTTTATGCTATTTCCCATGCATACAAATCTAGCCTAGATTTATTAGTAATAGTATAACAGTCTGTTGAgatttagaaataaaaaaaattcttttAGAAAGCAGTAAATCCTTCTTGGTTTTCTACTGCTCTGAATACTAATAGGGTccaacatttgttattttaatttgaaggaAAACATATCAAGCTTCCGGACTTATGTTCGGTAACAGAGGATTTATTGTCATTTGTGGTGTTCAGCATCCAGCAGACCGCTCTTGTACGGTCCTCGGGCTGACAGCGCCACTGCACTGAAAAGCGAGGGATACATGGGAAATGTAGTTGaaaataaaaggaaagaaaatagcTCTTTTCATGAGCAGCGTGCTGCCCCCTTTGGACTACAGTTCTGTCCAGTGGAAACAAACATATAAATTGAGTTTTCATTATGCTGTGTGatttcatttgtttcatttgcCATTTATTGGCCTTTTTAATCCACAGAATTGACTCcaacaaattaaaaaattataataatattaatacatTCCATGGtcaaattaattaataattgaaAAATAGTTTAATAATTTGATACGTGAAAATTCTTGTGATCCTCCATTTCCcttatatatatagaaaaatgTCCAGTTTCTTcttaaattgaaaaaaatattgtttctaTGCTTTGTTTTGGTTGATGGTCTGCGAGCTTTTACTGCGACTCCATACACGTGACGTCATATCTGCGCGACTAGAAACGGCATGGCTTCCACTTGTCACAGTGAATCTCTCTCGTGCTAAAAAGTTGGAACGTAAATCTAAGTCTAAACTTCACAACATGGAAACAGAGACACACGAAGATAGTTTTGGAATCGAAGTCATTCTTTCAGAGTGCTGTAAAACCGCGCCACGTTGTCCGCATGGTAAATGTTTTTAAGCCGAACATGTAGCATTTGTACGATGGATGGATGCATTTAATGCTAGTGTCACAttgcattgtttgttttgtcaggTCCAACCTTGCTGTTTGAAAAAGTCTGCAAAGGAGGTGACCAAGGGAGGAGGTTTTACGCATGCTCAGCCTGTCGAGACAGAAAGGACTGCAACTTTTTCCAGTGGGAAGATGAAAAGGTAAGCTCTCCAGAGTTTGTCTGTAGCCTGTAATAAGACATCTGACATTTGAAGGAtctatttcattttaaataactTACTTTAAAGGTGTCTGAGGCCAGGCAGTTagccagagagacagagaaccGGTCAAAGCAGCCTCCTTTCACCCAGCAGGAGTATTGTAACAGGTGAGAGAGCAGCTGTGGGCCCTCACATGCCTATAATGCAATTCAACTAAAAGGAGCTGTCACTTGGAAAtatagtgtgtatatatatattaggggtggaacggttcaccaaatccacggttcggttcgtgtcacggttttcggttcggtttacaatgttgaggttttttctacatATTTCTacatagcctatttatccaacattcaacatttttaagaatcagttcagtgtttcccccatcattatatcagctCAAgtcaattattttttaatttctatatagcgccagatcataacagaagccatttaagatagcatttcctatagaacaggtctacaccttgttcctttattaaccCAACTAAACAGCTGATGTTGAAATCTTATTATCgtatttgcacagcagcatgtcatttctgtctgcatggttgtgcgtttatAATTtaccgctgctgtctgcgcacagacaaacacacagacacctgtgCGCACGTACTCCCACCGGCAAGCTTGGACAGAGaatgtgtgttgctttgtccaccattgctcattacatgctagaTGGATAGCCTGAACTTTATGACTACACTAGGCAAGCTGCACTAAcggtactgatgtccgtgtttttattttatttttgccattgaaatatgctatttacacccCGCTCTGTAAACCATGACGAGATcagcggcagctttgcacacggttggacgcagagtggtgtaggtctctgctctgcagctgcagctgaacctgctgcgtgaagctacagagactaaCCGCTTGTAAATGCgctgaggcgggggaggagctcacgatcgctgcttgtcgaggacagtagcctgactgcagaatgatttcacgtcagtctccaaaagtcaccagagagagtcactagttgcttatgacaaaaaaaaggtttggaaagtcgccaaatgtagcgagagagacgctaCAGTTGGCGACTTaaagttggcaacactcgtctctatcctgtggtaaaaacacctccctgtattacttgatgcgcatctccagaaccgaacagaacactcgccccgaaccgaagcacgtgtaccgaacggttcggatttttttcctgaaccgtcctaCCCctaaagtatatatatatgtgtgtgtctgtgtgtgtatatgcatgttGTAATCTAAGGATTCTTATAGAAAAAGCTGGAACAGTGACTGACTCTTTAGACGCCTTGTTTACGTTATTATTAAATGTCCTTCAGGTTTCGGGGGTTCACCTCCCTCGCCCCTGATGAGAAGAAGTTTTGTCAGGATTGTCAGATCCTGCTCCTGCCGGGAGAGCACAGCGCTCACTCTGCTCATAGAACCACACCCATCACCATAGCTCAGCTGAGAAGGCCCAGTGTGCTGCTCAGACCACTGGACAACAAGAAGAGCAATGCCCAGTATCTCTTCACTGATCGCAGTGCAACCTTTCTCCTGGACACCCTGGCTGGTCTGGGATACACGAAGGTGCTGTGTGTGGGCACACCAAGGTGAGATTTGTTTCAATTTGTTTCAATTATAGCAGCCACTTTACTAAAATCAAAAATTGAAAACTAGATGTGAAGTCAGTTTTGATTTTATTCATGACTTTGCTTTAAATTGTGAACCTGTAATAATGCTTTATACATGCTTAATATTAATATTCATGCTGCCCCTATTACATGATGTCATTGTTTGAAGTCTAGACAGTGTTTACTGCAACTTCATCACACATAAAATCACACACATCTAGTTCATGGATGTCACCATCAACTAATCAAACATTTATTCTGTCATTTTGTTtcactaataaaaaaacaaacatttgactGGTCTGATATCAGCACAATTGCATGGAAAATCTTTACAACTGAAATCAAATTTCAatcatgttcatgtgtgtgtcagactgcaGGAGCTTATCAGGCTGCGAAACctggaaaagaaaaatgagcCGATGAAGAGTCTGCTGCTGGACATCGACTTCAGGTAGGTTTGTCTTACTTGCTACAAGCTGCACTGTGAATGTGGGACAAATCCGACTGATTGGAGCTAGACATTTAAAGCATCTTAGACCTTTTCAATGTATTCTACATGTACAAAAATGACCATACCTATTATTTTCGGTCATTGGATACATAACTTGTTGAACTGATAGGCAGGTAAAGTGTCAGCGGGGCAGTACCGGACAGCTAAGCTGCCTGGttatctcctcctccagcaaaACGTCAGATCAGTTTCTAGAATTATTTACAAATATTTACACAGTTAATCTTTGCACTCAAAGCTGTGGTTCTAGTTCAGATCTGGGAAAGGTGTGATTTTTATCATTTCCATGGCTTCCATGGTACAGATTAAAAAGAACTGTCCACAAATATGACTGCATTCTATAAAGAATGACTGACTTGTTATAAAGGGTTAAAGCTGTTACTTTTATGGAAAATGGAGCAGAATGCTTTTTTAGGCAGAAGTTAGTTAGTCCACATCCTTGTCTCTAGAGTGTTTCCCATCATGGAGAGTTGAGGAGGCAGAATTCCAGGTGGTTTGGCCAGATCTGGTTCTCTGCTGGTCTCAGGAAGCGGACGGCAGGGTACAGCGGCTCAGTGAACTGGTGATGAGCCCTCTCAAACACTGGTGTCATGGCTGCTGAGAACCTCTGCAGCACAACCATGGTATCGACATCATAAAATGTCAGCTGACCCTTATCATAATTCACCCACACTCCCACTTTCCCAACTGGGGTCAGCCGCACACCCTGACACACCACTCTGTGGTCATTGTGCCACGCTGACACGCTCTTGTTCCGCAGCTCCACACACCATGACTTCCTGTTCCGGCCCAGTTTGGCACCCTTGTCGCGGCCTTTTCTCTCCAGGCTGCCGTAGGCGACACCGACAGCCCACGCGGAACAGCAGCGCACGTCCACTTCCCAGTACCTCTGACCTGATGTGATCGGGGAGGAGCCCAGAGCACAGCACACCTTATCAAACTGGAGAGGATGCTGTGGAGCTGAACAAGCAGAGCCAGAGAAGGACAGGCTCCGCCCTTCTGAGGTCACAGCCATCTGGGCATGGCAAGTCTGCCTGTCAATCACAATTGGGGCTGAATCTGAATGAATAGAAAATGCACAGATTAGTTAATGGCATGGTGAAACTTAGTGTTTGGCACCTTAAGTCACAGAAGTTGACACTCAGTGCAACACATTTTTTCGGGACAGAACACAACGTCAAAATTGGTGCATACAAGTGCCTTCAGAAAAGTCTTCATAATTAACATAAATAATCAACATCATACCCAGCAGCAGAGTCTTCCTCTGCATCTGAGTCTTCAGGCTtttggagatggaggagagagtcTTTAGAAGCCTCTCAAATCGCTCCTCATTCAGTCTGATTTCCTTCTCAGAGGACGCTGGCTTCTTTGGACTGGAAGAGAGACAACACAGATTAAAGTTAGTGTGTCAGTCAGAGCTAAAAGCTTTTCTCATCATGTTGTTTACCTGACATTCTCAGAGAGACTCTTGacgagacaaaaaaaaaacagaaacacaggttAAAACAGCAGTAAAATACTCTGTACATGTGTAAATTGTGTTACGGAGCAGTGTGTGAATCAGACTTTTTCATCCTTGTCCGCTCTGGGACTCTTGCTCAGTGCTTTCTGGGTGCTGCCTATACTCTTGGTGACCTGGTCCTGGTGTTGGTGCCAGTTCTTCAAAACCTGGTCCAGCCTGGTCCTGGTGCGCCTGAGGTCCATCTCCAGAGCGTCCAGGACGACCTGCTCATCCTGCTTCAGGATGCAGCGCATGTTCTCGAAGTGCTCTCGGACCTGCTGCTTCATCACCTCTGTTGTCCTCTTCGGGGTGGAAGATGAGGGAAGATTTTGTGTTTCAGGATTTTGCATCATCCGGTCTACTTGGTGGTCTATGTTTGTACTTACTGCAAGATCAGCTTTGCGTTTCTTCAGAGACTGGATGTGGGCCTCTGTCTTGGACATCTCAGCCTGCAGTTCACCCAGACGTCTGGATAAGTGCTCCTGCACAGTACAGGACCTTTTAAGGCTTATTAAAACAACTGGTGATAAATTCTGTGGCTACACTTAGTTATTACCTTTGTCCATTCATCCATGCAGCCAATAGTTTCTGTAAATGTTGTACAGATGTCTGCATGGAGTATTTTTGGCCGTAATTCATGTTCtatgggtttaaaaaaaatcgaAAGTCATTCCCTAATATCTCATATTTACCTGAGAGggctgagcagctgctgccacctTCCTCTGCAGTTTAGGTGAACGTGGGAAAGGCTGAACAGTCC
This region includes:
- the LOC114451043 gene encoding nuclear factor 7, ovary isoform X1; translated protein: MQTALYSDMAEGEPLSVGNGQSALVQSVQSDLMAPSAGIHGLLQDGSSYTPLDSNTDRTVQPFPRSPKLQRKVAAAAQPSQEHLSRRLGELQAEMSKTEAHIQSLKKRKADLARTTEVMKQQVREHFENMRCILKQDEQVVLDALEMDLRRTRTRLDQVLKNWHQHQDQVTKSIGSTQKALSKSPRADKDEKSLSENVSPKKPASSEKEIRLNEERFERLLKTLSSISKSLKTQMQRKTLLLDSAPIVIDRQTCHAQMAVTSEGRSLSFSGSACSAPQHPLQFDKVCCALGSSPITSGQRYWEVDVRCCSAWAVGVAYGSLERKGRDKGAKLGRNRKSWCVELRNKSVSAWHNDHRVVCQGVRLTPVGKVGVWVNYDKGQLTFYDVDTMVVLQRFSAAMTPVFERAHHQFTEPLYPAVRFLRPAENQIWPNHLEFCLLNSP
- the LOC114451043 gene encoding nuclear factor 7, ovary isoform X2, whose product is MDEWTKEHLSRRLGELQAEMSKTEAHIQSLKKRKADLARTTEVMKQQVREHFENMRCILKQDEQVVLDALEMDLRRTRTRLDQVLKNWHQHQDQVTKSIGSTQKALSKSPRADKDEKSLSENVSPKKPASSEKEIRLNEERFERLLKTLSSISKSLKTQMQRKTLLLDSAPIVIDRQTCHAQMAVTSEGRSLSFSGSACSAPQHPLQFDKVCCALGSSPITSGQRYWEVDVRCCSAWAVGVAYGSLERKGRDKGAKLGRNRKSWCVELRNKSVSAWHNDHRVVCQGVRLTPVGKVGVWVNYDKGQLTFYDVDTMVVLQRFSAAMTPVFERAHHQFTEPLYPAVRFLRPAENQIWPNHLEFCLLNSP